One genomic window of Quercus lobata isolate SW786 chromosome 9, ValleyOak3.0 Primary Assembly, whole genome shotgun sequence includes the following:
- the LOC115961748 gene encoding uncharacterized protein LOC115961748 encodes MAISDGGPVFIKAIDGSSEFKDKHYIAGVLKDVIKEIGHEKVVQVITDNANVMKSAGVLIEAKNTEKNEVTYEEYSWITRIADDASFIRVFIMNHSMRYYSIEWLSENPKRISPHRDHKISMERSKCLDRYFEDENELKVVKFEFAAFSGGRFPSPDALTDRWALLPLVWWQYHGSAFPTLQTPALKLLGQPCSSSCTERNWSTYKFIHSLKRNKMPPTCAEDLVYVHSNFRLLSRCNEEYVNTTTKMLDIARDSWNENDIHGGAGILENAALTLDEPELEAMVIGNASTSVTTSESEVRNEAIDLDDDDVAD; translated from the exons atggcTATATCAGATGGGGGTCCAGTGTTTATAAAGGCAATTGATGGGTCAAGTGAGTTCAAAGACAAACATTATATTGCTGGGGTGTTGAAGGATGTTATAAAAGAGATTGGACATGAAAAAGTTGTCCAAGTCATCACtgataatgctaatgtgatgaaGTCTGCCGGAGTTCTTATTGAAG CAAAAAACACTGAAAAGAATGAAGTTACATATGAGGAATATAGTTGGATTACACGTATTGCTGATGATGCATCCTTCATACGTGTTTTTATTATGAACCATTCGATGAG GTATTACTCCATTGAATGGCTTTCGGAGAATCCAAAACGCATCTCTCCACATCGGGATCATAAAATTTCTATGGAAAGGAGCAAGTGTTTGGATCGATACTTTGAAGATGAGAATGAATTAAAGGTAGTGAAGTTTGAGTTTGCTGCATTTTCAGGAGGGAGGTTTCCTTCACCAGATGCCTTGACAGATAGGTGGGCCTTACTCCCTTTGGTTTGGTGGCAATACCATGGCTCTGCATTTCCAACTCTTCAAACCCCTGCCCTTAAACTTCTTGGACAACCTTGTTCATCCTCATGTACTGAGAGGAATTGGAGCACatacaaattcattcattccttaaaaagaaacaaaatgccTCCTACATGCGCTGAGGATTTGGTATATGTGCATTCTAATTTTCGACTCTTGTCAAGGTGCAATGAGGAGTACGTAAATACAACAACAAAGATGTTGGATATTGCAAGAGACTCTTGGAATGAGAACGACATACATGGAGGAGCTGGAATTCTTGAGAATGCAGCCCTTACACTTGATGAGCCAGAGTTGGAGGCCATGGTTATTGGGAATGCTAGCACTAGTGTTACTACTAGTGAAAGTGAAGTTCGAAATGAAGCTATTGatcttgatgatgatgatgttg CCGATTAA
- the LOC115960441 gene encoding uncharacterized protein LOC115960441, with the protein MFSFHSFRQLLLLKHKMTQLGFLQQNAFFIVKSYASTGFSESKHQQWQQEKHSFTLSYLINSCGLSSKSAILASQKVQLGNPDRPDSVLSLLKEHGFTNTQIAKLVRTHPMLLLSDPGKTLLPKIEFFLSKVGVSSSDLTRILTSSPLLLVRSLENHLIPCYNFLKSVLVVDEKVITTLKRSQLSFLFDVTNNMVPNIALLREFGVPESAISFLVTNFPGSAFIKHAKFVKAVHEVKEMGFDPSKLVFVLAIQVILKMKKPMWESKLEVYKRWGWSKDVALLAFRRNPNFVLFSEEKITKTMDFLVHKMGWPSADIAKNPSVLGLSLEKRIIPRCSVVQVLLAKDLIKNKFSSATFLLPSEKCFLEKFVIKFQANVAQLLDVYQGKMDLLDVGIQSGKTRLSKVTG; encoded by the exons ATGTTTAGCTTTCACTCTTTCAGACAGCTACTATTGCTCAAACATAAGATGACCCAACTGGGTTTTCTTCAGCAAAATGCTTTCTTTATTGTGAAATCGTATGCATCAACAGGTTTTTCTGAATCAAAACACCAACAATGGCAACAAGAAAAGCATTCTTTTACATTGTCTTACCTCATAAACTCTTGTGGGTTGTCCTCAAAATCTGCTATTTTAGCATCACAGAAGGTACAATTGGGAAACCCAGATCGACCAGACTCAGTGCTTAGTCTTCTCAAAGAGCATGGGTTTACCAATACCCAGATCGCCAAACTTGTCAGAACGCACCCAATGTTGCTTTTATCTGATCCTGGGAAGACCCTTTTgcccaaaattgaatttttcctttCTAAGGTAGGGGTTTCAAGCTCTGACCTCACTCGGATTCTCACTTCAAGTCCTTTACTATTGGTTAGGAGTTTGGAAAACCATCTTATCCCCTGCTATAATTTCCTCAAGAGTGTACTTGTGGTGGACGAGAAAGTTATTACAACTTTGAAGCGGTCACAGCTTTCTTTTCTATTTGATGTAACTAATAATATGGTTCCAAATATTGCACTTCTGAGAGAATTTGGAGTACCTGAATCAGCCATCTCTTTCTTGGTGACCAATTTTCCGGGTAGTGCGTTCATTAAACATGCCAAGTTTGTTAAGGCTGTCCATGAGGTTAAGGAAATGGGATTTGATCCTTCGAAATTGGTATTTGTCCTAGCAATCCAGGTgattttgaagatgaagaagccAATGTGGGAATCTAAATTGGAAGTTTATAAGAGGTGGGGTTGGTCCAAGGATGTAGCTCTGTTAGCATTTAGAAGGAATCCAAATTTTGTGCTTTTTTCAGAAGAGAAGATCACAAAAACAATGGACTTCCTTGTACACAAAATGGGTTGGCCGTCAGCAGACATTGCTAAAAATCCTTCAGTTCTAGGTTTAAGCTTGGAGAAGAGGATTATCCCTAGGTGTTCAGTTGTTCAAGTTTTGTTAGCCAAGGATTTGATCAAGAATAAGTTCTCCTCAGCAACCTTTTTACTACCTAGCGAGAAGtgttttttggaaaagtttgtGATTAAATTTCAGGCCAATGTTGCTCAATTGTTGGATGTGTATCAAGGCAAGATGGATCTTCTGGATGTAGGAATTCAATCGGGGAAG ACACGTCTCTCGAAAGTCACAGGTTGA